AAATGTTTTGGCAAATCAGGGAACATATATTTTAACACaaacaaatcaataaaaatataaaatacatacaATACATGCCAAGACCACTGCAATAGCAAAGGCGGGTGACCCTGCCCCTTCTTGGAGACATATAGCAACAGCCAGAGCCGAGACCGTTGCAGAATGTGACGAAGGCATTCCACCCGAATCAAGCAACCTTTTAGAATCCCATCTCTTCTCCTTATACCTGAATATCTAGGAGaaaaattttggaaaaaattaaGCTCATATTTCCAATCTCATACAAATTATGCTGATGTTTCCAATCTCAAACAAATTATGCTGATGTTTCCAATCCCATACAGGTCTGCGCTAAGAAATTATTCAGTtttagagacaaaaaaaaaatgcaatatcgTGTATTCAAACCTCCAAAAATTTGCTTACACTCGTGAGAAGACGTCAGCAAACACATGCACCAACTTAAACTAAATATGATATTCATTCCATTTTCACGGTTGGAAAAATTAACGGCTTAAATCACTACTTTTCTACTGAAAGGTAAATCCCTACAATACTAAACCAGACATTTGATTGCTCAAACTATAAGCACAGCAGAAAGAGTTTTCTCCCTAGATTCATTCATTCGCAATTCTCTAATTTCTAGAACAGAAACCAAAAGGCCGGACCGTACTTTAATTTCAAACCCTAAAACCCAAATCTCACTAAATTCCTAACCAAATATACAGTCTGAAACACGAATTGTCGACGAAAACACAAAATATTTGCAACAGAAGCGTCCAAAAAGGAAGTATGATGCTggatcctaaaaaaaaaaagacaaacgcGCGCTTTTCTCATCGCAGTGTTTTGATCTAACGGATGAGGGAAACAACGATTGTACGGAAGATAAGTGAGCTAAACATAACGGAAAGGAAACGCGATGGTGAAAGTGTGAGAGACGGACGCACCAGGAGGTGAAGATCTTGAGGAACTGAGCGAGAGCGAAGGAGAGAAAAGCGGAGAGGAGAGGGAGATTGGTGGGAAGCGCGTAAGGGGTGGATGCGGTGGTTGCTGCTTGCAAGTTGGCCGTGACGTCCGCCATCGTCAACACTTCTCCGCCCATGTACCAAACTCAACAACTCCTTAGGGTTGGTAAGTTACCCTCGCCCGCACTCCACCTCCTACTCCTTGCTTCTCTGCTGATGATTGAGTCTACGCAGACAAGCcattaaattcaatattataTTCATATTATATACTACGATTTTATATATGGAATTCAttcattacattaaaaaaaaattaaagtacaaTTCAGAttctattcttaaaaaaaaacatttatgaatCTTACAAATGtatctttacttttattttatttaatctaaaatataagttaccaaattcattttttaatggaAATTGTACATTTAAGATTTGACTTGAGTAACgatatttaatagaaaaaagaaaattatatataattagcaCGTgtgatttatttactttttaaataaatatagtcAAACATGTTAGGTATGAGTTActtattcttataaataaaaaaataagtagtaATATACATTTTACATAGTACTTATATAAACACATACTAGAAATGTGAAGTAGTTTTAGAATTTTgataaagctttttttttttaatattagcaCCTTATTAATGAGTAGTAATGCAAAGTCTtcaaatatatatgataagaaaaaaaggaaagaaaacataAGGTGAGTAAAAAAAGTGTTGAAGCTTggaattgatttattattattattattattattatttagaagGACATATGTCCTCCGTTAAAGACAAATGAATATTCGGTTTGATGGGAATCAATCTCCCAacaagagcttctgtttttttttttaataatcccaacaagagcttctatttttttttttttaataatcccAACAAGAGCTTATTCTATAcacaagatttaaatttaataaatttggtTTTGAAAATACAACTTACATTTATATAAGTCCAACGCACAcgtagatttttaaaatttacactGGTAATTTGCTTGCTTGAGTTGAGAGTTGAGACTCCACTTAAGTCGCATCACTAGATAGTAGAAACGTCATCTTTCTACAATTCAAGACACCCCTAGATGCAGCATTCAGATCACATAATACGGAAATATAggcaaaataattgttaaaccTTCTGGAGCGTGAAACGTTAAACTAATACGCAAAAtagcttgaattttcttctggGCAATGATAATTAGATGGTACAACATTGGTTAAACATCCTCTTTAGTCTTTATGTTCAACCGGATTAACTGTTTGAGCAAACAAGTTTAATCAAATGAGCTGTTGGGTATAATTTACATCtaataatatgaaatatatttttataataaaatacgtAAACTAATTGAAACACAAATTCTTTTGGTACTCCGCTGGcctttaaagaagaaaaacagtGATTTTGAAATTTCCAGTTTCCAACTCAGTCTTCTGGCATGTCAAGCTtgaaactaataaaatttagattcaaggaaaataaggtttttctcttgcaacaaaaaaaagtatCGTTTCAAGAGAGTTAATTGCCACAAGCCCAGAACTATGAAAATGTCATCATAGTTCAGACACTCTCCAAGGTTTACCATGATACATTAGATAGGCAATATGAGGAAAACAAAATTTGACAGAACCTAAATCTACCAACTTACACTAAGAAAATTTCAGGTATAAACCATTGAAGTGATGCTTTTGTTCAAGTCTCAAGCTTCCGATAGAATTCAGCCCAGCCAGCAAAAGACCGAATATGCTAGGTACTGTAGCAGGATTTCATACTTCACGACCAAGAAATTAGTATCAATATTATTGTTATAGCCAGCTCTGCCTGTTTTAGTTTTACTGCATCAAATTCTTGGAGCTGCATTGAGAATCGCAAGTGATGAGTTTGAGTGCCAGATATATATAGGAAAAGACTCCTTTTgcctttcatatatatatatatatatatatatatatatatatatatatatatatatatagagagagagagagagagagagagagagagagtaaaagACTCAGATAAAGAAAGAGTAAGTATATAACAGTACAGTATTGGCACTGCTAATTGCTAATAGAATTAATAATTCATGTCCAGTCATGACTGCCCAATGATGAATTGATGACACTTCACTATCAACaactaaaaattacatttacaaGGGAGGTACAatgaaattaactaatttaaggTGCAAAAGGCAAAACTTTGTTAAGCTTTACAAAAGAATTGACTTTAAACTTACCCAAAACATAGCATTATAGCAAACGAGAGATAACATAGGATCTGTAAATGTCTTCTATGATAATAGAGGATCATACTGACCACagttatatacataaaaaaatcactgTTATTATCCATTTGCACATGAATTCAAGTTGTATTTCTCTATGAAGGTGGCAATGTCATGTTCATGTGTAATATGTTGTACGTTATATATTTACAGAGATTGGGACAAAGTCAATGAAGCTTAATTTATCTAGTTTCTAAAAAGAGCTATGCAATGTTGCGTTGTCCAACAAACCAAGTTCAAATTCATGTTAGTCACTATAAATTTCACTAAATAAGAGTATCTACCTCCACCAATTGTTGCTTCAGGCAATCGCTCAATCGAGTACTTGCGTTTGGTGATGTACATTATTGGAACACCGGGAATCTGTAATACAGAAACCCAGATCATGGGTCTGGCATCAGGGTCCAATATTAAAACAATCAAAGATGGAAAAGTGAATAATGACTTTACCTTCCGAATTCTCCTCTTCAAGTCCCGATCACATGTTGCAACAATGTAGCACTTGTGCTGTTTCCAAAAAAATGGTTTATGTGAATAAAGGGGGAAAAACACAAAGAAATAAGCAGCAAATACGTGTTATCATTACTTTTACTTGAAAGTATTTCTAATAAAACTGTTAACCTAAATGAATATCGAATAGACGAATATAAATTGCAAAAGCAAAGAATTTGGGAATGAGTTCCTTAACAGCAAGAATGAAGCAAGTAATACTCAGAAATATCCATCTCTTAGCCATGAATTTAAAAATGAGGGAAAAAATTGCTAAAATTTTTCATAGTTCCAAATTACAACTTGAGAGGGGTGATATTCTATTGGATTCCAATATTCTATTCAATATGCATCACAAAAGTAGTGGTAGAATTTTGTTTACTGATCTAGATGATCATACACTGCTAAGAGATTTAAAATATCATGGTCCCATATAATAGGAAATAGGTAACAACCAATTTACTAGGGTTTTTGAATCAACAAAATTTACCATCATCTTATATTGTTCTTGCCTTCATTATTgaaccaaacaaaaatgtaaaattgttttcttttcccATTCCCCAGGATCGCAAtacaggtaaaaaaaaaacagtaaaaagacTATTTATCATCCAGcttgaaaaatcattaattaatctTAATAATCAAATTGCTCCCAGATGCTCCTTAGCATTTAgctcataaaaatatatcacaCCTGAGTAACTCTCTCAACAAGGCAGTCATCAGCATAGGTCCCTTTATGAGTACATAGTATTCTCTCAAATCGAGGATCCTTGGCAATCCTGTTATGTATAAAAGGGATAAATAAATACACCCAGAAATTGAAGCAAGAATAATATAATTCCTTTTCTCTACTAGATTGAGGGATAAATCATACAAGAAATGTGATCAATGACATGgcagcaaaaaaacatgatattCCATTGGAAAATAAAGTCCAGGAGTCCCATGATATTGTTTGACCTTTGTGATTTTGTCTTTTAAAGAGAGATGATTCGCTCTTTGGAACTTAATCCATTTGTAATAGATCCCTCACATGTCTATCCTTAACAGAATGTGATAATGGATGAAATTATATGAACAATGATATGGCAACAAAAAAACCGTGATATTTCAAAGGAAAATAAAGTCCAGGAATTTTTCGGTTTTATATGGGTACGTACATCTACCCTCCCCATACCTCACTCTAAGGGAACCCCCTCATGCATTGGCTCGCCCTTTTTATATGTAAATCTCAAATGtttgaaaatataaactaataatCAAGAAGACATAACATCTACCTTAGAGCTACACGATATTTTTGGCCTAACTTCTCGAGTTCTGCCATCACACAGTCCGTAATACAAGGGGTGCCTGAAAATCCAAAATATCAATAGAACAAAGGTAATAATAGAATATGGGATGTTTGATTCAAATATACAATGCCAATGCCACATTACAAAGACGAGCTTCTTAATCTTGGCAAAGGATATCACAACATaatatctaaaattaatatgaacCTCAGCATTCAGTTAAACTAAAACaacaaatacataaattaagaCAAGTAATCATCTACTTCAAACTCACATTTTGCATATAAGCAGTCCATCATCCCTTTCTCCAGATCCAACTACataaaaaaagccaaaaaattGTGAGACACTACCAAGGAAACTTCAAAAATCCATCACACACTAAAAtacttttgatatttttattcagTAATAGAGTTTAAAGTTAGATTTATCATTGCAATCCTTTTGTGAAAACATCATGAGCATCGTACGTATGCAATCTACATACAGTCAAACATTATCAATTCCATATCACATACTGCAACTTTGAACGGAGCATTCCATGTAAACGTATATATGTAGAACCAGAACTGTCATTTGTTTACTTAAACGAGGGAAACAAATATTACCCCAACAAACATTTCCAAACAAAAAGCTATAAAATTAAAGCAAAAAGAAGCAACTCACTTTATTTTGGATCGAGAAATTGATGAAGTTGGTGTCCACCAAAACACGATAAGGGGGTCCCAGTGCAGTGTTGTATTGAAAGAAAAGCGCTGAAGAATGAGTTGGACTGAATAATACAAATCCAAACCAAAGATTAAAACCAAAAGAACAAGGGGGAAAAGCAATAAACTCAGTCAATTAGAAGGGGGGAAAGAGTGAGGATGGAAGCTTACACATTTCTGGGTAACTTTTCCTTCATAAGATTCTTCTTTTCTGGGTTCAAAACCTCTTCTTTGTAGCTGAATTCGACAGGATTTCAAGGAATGAAATTAGAGCAAAACCAAGCATAATAAAAGAACCAAATTTTAGGaattgaaaagaagaagaaaaatactcaCCTTTTGATTGCTTTGGAAGTGACAATCTTCTTCATAACAGCAAACTTTGGTCCCTTTTTAGCTTTACCCATTGTGGGCGGAGAAAAAGAGCTAAATTATGCAAAACCCTGGTCAGAACCAGAAATCAACAGCCCTGGCTTAAATTATCTCATTACAtcaaattgtttaaaaattgaatttaaatattacaACAGGGTAAATACAGGGAGTACAATACAGTAGAGTGGGTTTCCAAGTATTGCAACAAAATTGAATGACTCCACTTCAGAAAACAGTATTCATAAGGTTTTTGATGAATTCACGTGCAGTATTGAAATTTAATGAATCCAAATAGAAGTAAGAATGATGTTCGCAGGTTGGTAAGAAGGTGATGCTTCTGggtaatcaaatcaattttataatataagttGAAAATTGACATGGTTAGTGCATCAATCAAGCaggaaaataaatagaaaataagtaTTAACTAAAGAATTTATGTACGGTGAAGCTAAAGCTTGGGAGCAGAGAAAACAAGAAGAGCCGTTTGGGGCTGAGAGCAGACGGAGGAGTACCTGCAGGGCTGGCTGAGAGAAAAGCGGCgcgcgagagagagagagagatgcgCAGGTTCGTCGTGGGGTGGAATAGCCGCACAAGGGGAAAATTACTAGGGAAAAATATGAAAGACAGCAAGTGAGAcgtgagaaaataaaataattatatcatcaaaatttaaaattacgaagaaaaaaatcattaaatatttctcTGGTTATTTAgtttaagtaataataaaattaaaaaatttcatttatttgaaggaataaaatatcatataaataaaacaaaataatatataaaaaatattttatttaataaattaaaggcCGTGCAAAAATTCTGTTACATTATCCACCAATCCATAACATTACTTTAAAGTACTTATTGTAGATTTCatgttattttgttgtttaatttgaatttatttaatatatgatgatagtttgtaaaaaaacattatgcTAAGACAATTTGACAAAATAATGAACGGTCTAGATGCATTATTTGAAaccatttatattaatttacagTAACTAGAATTATTTTAGACATTTACTAATTTGCCGCCTTTATATCCTTTTGGTAACTACTAAAATCTTGTAAAATTTCTTAGCGCCCCTAGATTTTGTAACAacacattagaaaaaaaatccaactcATTTAATTAAGCAGGTTGTAAATCACGTGTATCATGATCATTTttttacggataaaaaaaaaatatcacacttACACTCCTGGATCAAACCATAATTGATGTTTTCTCCATCACTCTCCTACCTATCATCATTTCCTTTTCACTCCtattgtttttaaacaagaggAATTATTCAATCAAATTCACATATGATATcagaataattttttcttgtcgCCAATAAAAGACTAAGGTGTTGATTGTGTTCTTTTTGGCTGTGAGAAgcaagtaaaatttaaaatatactttttttatctttgaattgTAGGAGtacttgaaaatatttatttttgcatgATTGGAATTTATTCTTTGAAACtcttaataattttgttaaggTATTTAAAAGTGGAGATtggattttttatgtttttaatattatgagtttatgattgattattatttattacaacGAAAAGATAATATAGCCTATAAGTCGAATATTcatagtatatatattttttgtttgtcacaacaaaaacataatatGGTCTATATGCACATAATAGAAtgaaagtttttataaaattattattttttaatacaagtTTATATGTAATTCTAAAAGTTTTCAAGGAGATATAATAGTTTATAAAAGTGAgttgtatttaattttcttttatttagtatcatttaaattctttttggatgtaaatACTCATGCTATGTTTGTTCTCTCTTTTATGTTCGTTTTATGTTTTCATGACTTAACCCTTTCTTTCACCTCCTCCTCTCCAAAGATACACAAGTGGTCTGACTTCTTGAAATTTGTTGACTTATTCAGGAATTTGCTTATCTTTTTGGTAGGCCTCCATTGCATTTAaagagagtatttttttttttgccctaATATAATACAACTATAGGAATAAAGGTAGGAATAAATATAgagaaaattcatttattttgagatgtagATGATCCTATTATATAGATATACTTTTGgtgtaattatgatattttgtgtgacatacatataaataaaaaaacatataaaaatatggaattaactaaaataattttattcaattgaaataaaaactcATGTCTCAATGTCACACCCTATCAAAGAATTGTGTCACAGTGTCCTCTAGCACGAGGTTCCTTAAAGTCATCCatctagtcatctgctcccacgaacacaaggttcaagatcatcaaaggatctaaacacaaacaacacatagggagtgagttatcccatttttaaataaaatacagaTAAACAAATACATtgtcaatataaattatagaagtatttataacataactcaACTTAATATAATCCACATTgtttcaccactttatcatttaaaattcatttttcaatcaccaaccatgttacacatgaatcacacacctcaagtcaaaacatgacaacactcatcaatttcataataaacaattcacaAACATTATGCAACatttatactaagactcaaactCATATGCAATATGGTATCATGTCAGTGAAAGACCACACTGGggtgcttaggagtacataacaagacacatcgcacaatgggtatgtcaagtcactctcacaaagtaaaatcataaggtgaccagtcagagTCACTctattttgcaagaatgctTCAATCATATAGGATTAACATAagcttaaaggaacactcaaaccgagtgtctttacccctaaggcctagactccgaagaatccgttagggCATCACCTTCCTGATTTAGGTCtgacccctaaaataatttttgcacgCAAACAttgttcatgaattatacaatacccacaacctcactcgtgtttcaaatacgtttaacacattgtgctacaatttaacactttaggttTATAATTAGGAATCCTACATTTTTCCTTTAACACTAcacataaacacttttctcaaggtaaataTCAGTctgattattgtataattcacaactcacaacataattattgtcacaacaagtgttaaccacacatttattcacaaccaaatttcATGTCCATAGTTTTAACATATCACAATCCACCATTacatgtttacgtgtatctcacaGATTAACACATATTCAATCTATCCATTACACACAATTTCAATtacaatttcatgatcccaatataacaatttattacCCTAATATAGTAATCTTgtccaaaatacaaacaaattgtacgaaaatgtttctcacaacatggggagtaaaacccctcaaacaatttcacataatcatacagGAAAAtttacaatacaataaacatttcaaaataaacttcaacttgatcctctaaggatccttacacatgttcattctaatcccaaatgtgataagctcatcccttacctctaagaggGTTCACATGTATAGTTTAACAGTGATAGTAGCATCTCTAGCAGTTCTCTAatattcctcaagtttttcctttgtttgttctcttagggttttcaagcgttagagagaatgaaaaaatattagagCCTCCAATTCACTGTCTATGTGTGATGAGAATTTCTCCCTCCATAGACATTACTTTGTatatcccaacggtggaagtgtgCGAAAATTCATTTCGAACCTGATGTCCatatttcacgatgatccaacg
The nucleotide sequence above comes from Glycine soja cultivar W05 chromosome 11, ASM419377v2, whole genome shotgun sequence. Encoded proteins:
- the LOC114377426 gene encoding uncharacterized protein LOC114377426; its protein translation is MGGEVLTMADVTANLQAATTASTPYALPTNLPLLSAFLSFALAQFLKIFTSWYKEKRWDSKRLLDSGGMPSSHSATVSALAVAICLQEGAGSPAFAIAVVLACIVMYDATGVRLHAGRQAELLNQIVCELPPEHPCSNVRPLRDSLGHTPLQVVAGGTLGCIIAFLMRRSS
- the LOC114374004 gene encoding rRNA-processing protein FCF1 homolog; amino-acid sequence: MGKAKKGPKFAVMKKIVTSKAIKSYKEEVLNPEKKNLMKEKLPRNVPTHSSALFFQYNTALGPPYRVLVDTNFINFSIQNKLDLEKGMMDCLYAKCTPCITDCVMAELEKLGQKYRVALRIAKDPRFERILCTHKGTYADDCLVERVTQHKCYIVATCDRDLKRRIRKIPGVPIMYITKRKYSIERLPEATIGGAPRI